The following are encoded together in the Methylomonas methanica MC09 genome:
- a CDS encoding NAD(+)--dinitrogen-reductase ADP-D-ribosyltransferase — translation MSAISRYGHSTNLIGIATACMASPLFNDNPQALHIAGTREAAAGLFEKLAQQHNVVDCGQVFQDYMCVVFGFEAEQRLGEDKQGQRRFRSSYLRLIQDWGLDSNNAQGAVFKGWVESRFGLFPNFHKQPLNSFMDKNWLVYIEEKMNSRYHNNCIFMQLDLLYEYCQWVIERFHFPAARHKTLYRGVNNLDDYSVAADADKNQKIVRFNSLVSFTDMRNIASEFGSYILEVQVPVVKLIFFNELLPHHALHGESEYLVIGGDYRVKVQR, via the coding sequence ATGTCGGCTATTTCCCGCTACGGCCACAGCACTAACCTGATTGGTATCGCCACCGCCTGCATGGCTAGTCCGTTATTCAACGATAATCCACAGGCTTTGCATATCGCCGGCACTCGGGAAGCCGCTGCCGGCTTGTTTGAAAAACTGGCTCAACAGCACAATGTGGTGGACTGCGGTCAGGTATTTCAGGATTACATGTGCGTGGTGTTTGGGTTCGAGGCGGAACAGCGGTTGGGCGAAGATAAGCAGGGGCAGCGGCGTTTCCGGAGCAGCTACTTACGCTTGATTCAGGACTGGGGCTTGGATTCCAATAATGCCCAGGGGGCTGTATTCAAAGGTTGGGTGGAAAGTCGTTTCGGATTGTTTCCCAATTTTCACAAGCAACCGCTGAATAGTTTCATGGACAAAAACTGGCTGGTTTATATCGAAGAAAAGATGAACAGCCGCTATCACAATAACTGTATTTTTATGCAGCTGGACCTGCTGTACGAGTATTGCCAGTGGGTGATAGAGCGTTTTCATTTTCCTGCCGCGCGGCATAAAACCTTGTATCGCGGGGTCAATAACCTGGATGATTACAGCGTGGCCGCGGATGCGGATAAAAACCAAAAAATAGTGCGGTTTAACAGCTTAGTGTCCTTTACCGACATGCGCAACATTGCCAGCGAGTTCGGTTCCTACATTCTGGAGGTGCAAGTGCCGGTGGTGAAACTGATTTTTTTTAACGAATTACTGCCGCACCATGCCTTGCACGGGGAGTCAGAGTATCTGGTGATAGGCGGCGATTATCGCGTCAAAGTGCAGCGCTAA